From one Pecten maximus chromosome 8, xPecMax1.1, whole genome shotgun sequence genomic stretch:
- the LOC117333578 gene encoding peptidoglycan-recognition protein SC2-like translates to MDNKIQLACLLLCISLLGKPSSAVEPVKPVKRPSGVCQDETIICTGSYMSEFKCPKINQRFCTDLHHIRSTGECDGDFPIITRDSWGARTPLKPLGTMGSNLSYFIIHHSTGDSCSNRKMCLKKMKDTQEFHQKPTKGGGKGFDDIGYHYLIGGDGTVFEGRGGRAKGAHSPGYNHRSIGVCLLGDFTKTLPTTDATTSLKRLHACLQIKGVLSVNNSVFGHRDVRPTECPGSKFYSSLHEKFGDFWHRISPEIWTNCRANGGTCLDVTKVECEGRWKTGLCPGPTEIKCCIPE, encoded by the exons ATGGACAACAAAATACAGCTGGCCTGTCTCCTTCTTTGTATTTCACTTTTAG GGAAACCAAGTAGTGCAGTCGAACCTGTCAAACCTGTCAAAAGGCCATCGGGAGTATGTCAGGATGAGACAATCATATGCACTGGATCATACATGTCTGAATTTAAATGTCCTAAAATAAATCAACGATTCTGTACTGATTTACATCACA TACGAAGCACTGGGGAATGTGATGGAGATTTTCCCATCATTACACGTGATTCCTGGGGAGCCAGAACCCCACTGAAACCCCTTGGGACCATGGGATCCAATCTGTCCTACTTTATTATCCATCATTCGACGGGAGATTCCTGTTCAAATCGAAAAATGtgcttgaaaaaaatgaaagacaCCCAGGAATTTCACCAAAAACCGACAAAAGGTGGTGGAAAAG GTTTTGATGACATCGGTTACCACTATCTGATTGGCGGAGATGGGACTGTGTTTGAGGGTCGGGGTGGAAGAGCCAAAGGCGCTCACTCACCAGGCTACAATCATAGAAGTATCGGTGTATGCCTTCTCGGTGATTTCACGAAAACTTTACCAACTACTGATGCCACTACATCACTAAAGAGGCTCCATGCTtgtcttcaaatcaaaggagTACTTTCTGTTAACAACAGTGTCTTCGGTCATAGAGATGTTCGACCAACGGAATGCCCCGGGTCCAAGTTCTATAGCAGCTTACATGAAAAATTCGGAGATTTCTGGCACAGAATCAGTCCGGAGATTTGGACAA ACTGTAGAGCAAACGGAGGAACATGCTTAGACGTTACTAAAGTTGAATGCGAGGGACGCTGGAAGACTGGCTTGTGTCCAGGACCTACGGAAATTAAATGTTGCATTCCGGAGTAG